From Deltaproteobacteria bacterium, the proteins below share one genomic window:
- a CDS encoding asparaginase — protein sequence MKIKFFTVGGTIDKIYFDRKNTYEVGESLLNEILREANVGFEYEIESVLKKDSLDFTDEDRLIIHGKISSEPERLIVITHGTDTMVETARVLEDIRDKVIVLTGSMQPARFRTSDAVFNVGSAIAAVQSKPPGIYIAMSGTIFESHRVRKNVDKGCFEEI from the coding sequence ATGAAAATAAAATTCTTTACCGTTGGCGGAACAATAGACAAGATATATTTTGACCGTAAGAACACCTATGAAGTAGGGGAATCCCTCCTGAACGAGATACTTCGTGAGGCGAACGTCGGTTTTGAATATGAAATAGAATCGGTTCTGAAAAAGGACAGCCTCGACTTCACCGATGAAGACCGCCTGATCATCCACGGGAAAATTTCGAGCGAGCCGGAGCGATTGATCGTTATCACCCATGGCACAGACACCATGGTGGAAACCGCCCGGGTCCTTGAAGACATCCGCGATAAGGTCATCGTCCTGACAGGCTCAATGCAACCGGCGCGGTTCAGAACAAGCGACGCCGTCTTCAATGTGGGAAGCGCCATAGCGGCCGTCCAGTCAAAACCGCCCGGCATCTATATCGCCATGAGCGGAACCATCTTTGAGTCACACCGGGTCAGAAAGAACGTCGACAAGGGCTGTTTTGAGGAAATCTGA
- a CDS encoding acylphosphatase, which produces MTKRVHVYISGRVQGVFFRSETNDAAQRLGVTGWVRNLRDGRVEALFEGDDGAVEQMVAWCSQGPALSLVDHVETIEEEYRGEFSDFNIRY; this is translated from the coding sequence ATGACGAAACGGGTACATGTGTATATAAGCGGCCGCGTCCAGGGTGTTTTCTTCCGGTCCGAAACGAACGATGCTGCACAGCGGCTTGGAGTGACCGGCTGGGTAAGAAATCTTCGTGACGGAAGGGTCGAGGCGCTTTTTGAGGGAGACGACGGCGCCGTGGAACAGATGGTCGCCTGGTGTTCGCAGGGACCGGCGCTTTCCCTTGTCGACCATGTTGAAACCATCGAGGAGGAATACCGGGGGGAATTTAGCGATTTTAATATCCGGTATTGA
- a CDS encoding EamA family transporter, whose product MTPWFLFTVGALVLFGVQRFLYKVSAERGCNTAWTSFAFMGTVAALSTAFFIATAQKVEGFAFFIIISFVNSATFLTGTMTTMEALKRVPASIAYPLIRLNTGIVVIFSVLYFKDDLSPCQVGGILLAMVVILLLAGLDDERKNSRGETRAGLLLVFVASLAGAIAAISSKFAALHTNILGFMALSYLMSMVFSFALRNRLQRNGENGCAGEALRIGFFMGLVNFLGFYSLLRALSMGPLSLIISITGMYFIVAIILSLIFYRERLTFTRVFAIILTVLSIVLMRM is encoded by the coding sequence ATGACTCCCTGGTTTCTCTTTACTGTTGGAGCGCTCGTTCTTTTCGGTGTTCAGCGCTTCCTGTACAAGGTTTCCGCTGAACGAGGATGCAATACGGCATGGACGAGTTTCGCCTTCATGGGTACCGTGGCGGCCCTCAGTACCGCCTTTTTCATTGCCACTGCTCAAAAGGTGGAAGGATTCGCCTTTTTTATCATCATTTCCTTTGTCAACAGCGCCACTTTTCTTACGGGAACAATGACAACCATGGAGGCGTTGAAACGGGTCCCCGCAAGCATCGCCTACCCCTTGATACGACTGAACACGGGTATCGTGGTCATTTTTTCGGTCCTGTATTTCAAGGATGACCTGTCCCCCTGCCAGGTCGGAGGAATCCTTCTGGCAATGGTCGTCATCTTGCTCCTTGCGGGCCTTGACGATGAGCGAAAGAATTCGCGGGGAGAAACGCGCGCCGGGCTGCTGCTCGTTTTCGTTGCGTCCCTGGCGGGAGCGATCGCCGCGATATCAAGCAAGTTCGCCGCCCTTCACACCAATATCCTGGGATTCATGGCCCTCTCGTACCTGATGAGCATGGTCTTTTCCTTTGCCTTGAGAAACAGGCTTCAAAGAAACGGGGAAAACGGCTGCGCCGGCGAAGCCCTGCGTATCGGGTTTTTCATGGGATTGGTCAATTTTCTCGGGTTCTACTCGCTCCTTCGCGCCCTGTCCATGGGCCCTCTGTCGCTTATCATATCCATAACAGGGATGTATTTCATTGTGGCGATCATACTTTCCCTTATCTTCTACCGGGAACGGTTGACCTTCACGCGGGTGTTCGCAATTATCCTGACGGTCCTTTCGATCGTCCTGATGAGAATGTAG